A single region of the Bacteroidota bacterium genome encodes:
- a CDS encoding PAS domain S-box protein: MGPGTEPPSLISLNMPLWIRRIFEILGFAALYFGLGRLGLTIGAVSGFATLVWPPTGISLALLLLVGYRLSPGILLGAFLVNASVGAPLLAALSIGTGNMLEAVAAVYLLRAFGFRNSFERLQDVLGFVIFGVLVSTIVSATAGVATLSAAGLVPASNAAYTWIAWWVGDALGALVLCPLILAWFPARGPVLPFPRFLEAIFLVVILIGAAAFNFGDWFGPALGRYFRPYCIFPVLIWASLRFEQRGATSSTFLLSIIAVWFTAAGAGPFTSVSLSDRLISLQMFMGVLTLTTLTLAAASAERRVALDSVRTGRDELEERVRLRTLELTEANKMLSEAQAQAHIGSWSWDVLYDKITWSDELYAIFGLDPRGFAGTYESFLRSVHPDDRHMIKQGIEESLRTGEPFAHDHRIIRPDGTVRVVHGEGAVFKSPAGEVLRLAGTAQDITERTLLEGKFRELLESAPDAMLIVDRAGRISLVNSQTERLFGFAREQLLGRDFELLLPERFRAKHAEHRRAYVSDPHVRPMGVGMELFGLRKDGSEIPVEISLSPSQSDNGVLVIAAIRDITERKKTELEIKLLNEQLEQRVRERTAELEVVNKAFAEEIHERIEAQQLLQGIIDNSPAVVYVKDTDGRYLLVNRRFGELFHVSGKAVVGKTDQDLFPAPMARQFRVNDLEVLRSGGALEKEETAPHDDGPHTYISLKVPLYNESGSPFAICGISTDITDRKHAEEETSRSRERYRGFFENSPISLWEEDFSEVKAEIDRLRQEGVSDFRSYFSSHPESVADCAAKVRVVEVNKATLRMYEAGSTSDFFAGLRKVLSRDSYDVFREELVAIAGGLTEFESEDINTTSLGKRIDIYLKWSVGPGNERTYSRVLVSIIDITERKRIEKQIRLLAQALESTTEMICITNLENRIIFANKAFLGAYGYSEKEILGADPAILRSPRNPAEISAQIFEHTRSEGWTGELLNRKKDGKEFPVYLNTSRILDTDGTLLGLIGVARDISDIRKAEDVLWEAASKIERLFEASAELPPVPVKNHDPYSTDPAKRKHDLARDISEVIGMLRTRAQQTLSFSSLASHQLRTPLTILRSQLENALRPDLSAASLRKTLSSTYDEILHLSHVVDVLLSLSRMQAGTARPAVQEIDFYHLLKEFHRESLLLAREKKISVVFEKGPRASIHADPEQIRQVLLNLLDNAIKYTPVRGRIGFMYTVGESELLFQIENSGDGIGPGTLPHIFDPFRSGESEKSAEQGTGLGLALAKWIVESHRGTIEARSIPGEKTTFSIRLPVGTPSRE, encoded by the coding sequence GTGGGGCCCGGAACTGAACCCCCCTCCCTGATCAGCCTGAACATGCCTCTCTGGATCCGACGCATCTTCGAAATCCTTGGCTTCGCGGCCCTCTATTTCGGCCTGGGAAGGCTCGGGCTTACGATCGGCGCCGTCTCGGGCTTTGCCACGCTCGTCTGGCCGCCCACCGGAATTTCGCTTGCGCTTCTTCTCCTCGTCGGGTACCGCCTCTCGCCCGGAATCCTCCTGGGGGCGTTTCTGGTAAACGCTTCGGTCGGCGCACCGCTCCTTGCCGCACTCTCCATTGGAACGGGAAACATGCTGGAAGCGGTTGCCGCCGTGTACCTCCTCCGGGCATTCGGATTCCGGAACTCGTTCGAGCGGCTTCAGGACGTCCTGGGGTTTGTGATCTTCGGCGTCCTGGTAAGCACGATCGTGAGCGCGACCGCCGGTGTGGCGACCCTGTCGGCGGCGGGCCTTGTCCCGGCTTCCAATGCGGCGTACACCTGGATTGCCTGGTGGGTGGGGGATGCGTTGGGCGCCCTCGTCCTCTGCCCCCTGATTCTCGCCTGGTTTCCGGCACGCGGCCCGGTGTTGCCCTTTCCCCGTTTCCTCGAAGCCATCTTCCTCGTTGTCATTCTGATCGGAGCAGCCGCGTTCAATTTCGGCGATTGGTTCGGTCCCGCGCTCGGACGCTACTTCCGGCCGTACTGCATCTTCCCCGTCCTGATCTGGGCTTCTCTCCGCTTTGAGCAGCGCGGCGCCACCAGCTCGACCTTCCTGCTCTCGATCATCGCGGTCTGGTTCACCGCGGCGGGTGCGGGACCGTTTACGAGCGTGAGCCTCAGCGACCGCTTGATTTCGTTGCAGATGTTCATGGGCGTCCTGACGCTCACGACGCTCACCCTCGCCGCCGCGAGCGCCGAGCGGAGAGTCGCACTCGACTCCGTGCGAACCGGCCGGGATGAGCTCGAGGAGCGCGTCCGCCTGCGGACGCTCGAGTTGACGGAGGCCAACAAGATGCTGAGCGAAGCCCAGGCGCAGGCGCACATCGGAAGCTGGTCGTGGGACGTCCTCTACGACAAGATTACATGGTCGGATGAGCTCTATGCAATATTTGGACTCGACCCCCGCGGGTTCGCCGGAACGTACGAGTCGTTCCTTCGGTCCGTTCATCCGGACGACCGGCACATGATCAAGCAGGGGATCGAAGAATCCCTTCGCACGGGGGAGCCGTTCGCTCACGATCACCGCATCATCCGTCCGGACGGGACGGTCCGCGTCGTGCATGGGGAGGGGGCGGTGTTCAAATCGCCCGCCGGGGAAGTGCTGCGCCTGGCCGGCACGGCGCAGGATATCACCGAGCGGACCCTCCTCGAGGGGAAATTCCGCGAGTTGCTGGAATCGGCGCCCGACGCGATGCTGATCGTGGACAGGGCGGGACGCATCAGCCTGGTGAACTCCCAGACCGAGCGGCTCTTCGGGTTTGCGCGCGAGCAGCTGCTCGGGCGCGACTTCGAACTTCTCCTGCCGGAGCGGTTTCGGGCGAAACATGCGGAGCACCGCCGGGCCTATGTCTCCGATCCGCACGTCCGTCCGATGGGAGTGGGGATGGAATTGTTCGGTCTCCGGAAGGACGGCTCCGAGATTCCGGTCGAAATCAGCCTGAGCCCGAGCCAATCGGATAACGGCGTCCTCGTGATCGCCGCGATCCGGGATATCACGGAGCGAAAAAAGACGGAACTCGAGATCAAGCTCCTGAACGAACAACTTGAGCAACGGGTCCGGGAACGGACCGCCGAGCTGGAGGTGGTCAACAAGGCTTTCGCGGAGGAGATCCATGAGCGTATCGAGGCGCAGCAGCTTCTCCAGGGGATCATCGACAATTCCCCCGCCGTCGTCTATGTCAAGGACACCGACGGCCGGTATCTCCTGGTCAACAGGCGTTTCGGGGAGCTGTTCCATGTCTCGGGCAAAGCCGTCGTCGGAAAGACAGACCAGGATCTTTTCCCGGCTCCCATGGCGAGGCAGTTCCGGGTGAACGACCTGGAGGTTCTCCGGAGCGGAGGGGCCCTTGAGAAGGAGGAGACTGCCCCCCACGACGACGGGCCGCACACGTACATATCGCTGAAGGTTCCGCTGTATAACGAATCGGGGAGTCCGTTCGCAATCTGCGGCATCTCCACGGACATCACCGACCGGAAACACGCCGAGGAGGAGACGAGCCGGAGCCGGGAGCGATACCGGGGGTTCTTCGAAAACTCCCCCATCTCTCTCTGGGAGGAGGACTTTTCGGAAGTCAAAGCGGAGATCGACCGGTTAAGACAGGAGGGGGTCTCGGACTTCAGATCCTATTTCAGTTCTCATCCGGAGTCGGTGGCGGATTGCGCCGCGAAAGTCAGGGTGGTGGAGGTGAACAAGGCGACGCTCCGCATGTATGAGGCCGGGAGCACGTCCGATTTTTTTGCCGGCCTCCGGAAAGTCCTGAGCCGCGATTCCTACGACGTCTTCCGCGAGGAACTCGTGGCGATCGCCGGCGGGCTGACGGAGTTCGAAAGCGAGGACATCAATACCACCTCGCTCGGCAAGCGGATCGACATCTATCTGAAATGGTCGGTCGGTCCCGGGAACGAGAGAACCTACTCCAGGGTGCTCGTCTCGATCATCGATATCACGGAGAGAAAACGGATAGAAAAGCAGATCCGGTTGCTCGCGCAGGCGCTGGAGAGTACGACGGAGATGATCTGTATAACGAACCTTGAGAACCGGATCATCTTCGCCAACAAGGCATTCCTGGGCGCGTACGGCTATTCGGAGAAGGAGATCCTCGGGGCCGATCCGGCGATTCTCCGTTCTCCGAGGAACCCCGCGGAAATCTCGGCCCAGATTTTCGAGCACACACGGTCGGAAGGGTGGACCGGTGAGCTTCTCAACCGGAAGAAGGACGGAAAGGAGTTTCCGGTCTACCTGAACACTTCGCGCATTCTGGACACCGACGGCACCCTTCTCGGCCTGATCGGCGTGGCTCGTGATATCAGCGACATCCGGAAGGCGGAGGATGTTCTCTGGGAGGCGGCGAGCAAGATCGAACGGCTGTTTGAGGCCTCCGCGGAACTGCCGCCGGTCCCCGTCAAGAACCACGACCCGTACAGCACCGATCCGGCAAAAAGGAAGCACGACCTTGCGCGGGATATCAGCGAGGTCATCGGCATGCTGCGGACCCGGGCGCAGCAGACCCTCAGCTTTTCCTCCCTCGCCTCGCACCAGTTGCGCACGCCGCTCACGATCCTGCGGAGCCAGCTGGAAAACGCCCTTCGACCGGACCTCTCCGCCGCATCGCTCCGGAAAACCCTGAGTTCAACATACGACGAAATCCTCCACCTGAGCCACGTCGTCGATGTCCTCCTCAGCCTGAGCAGAATGCAGGCGGGGACCGCCAGGCCTGCTGTTCAGGAAATCGATTTCTACCACCTGTTGAAGGAGTTCCACCGCGAATCCCTCCTCCTGGCCCGTGAAAAGAAAATCTCTGTCGTGTTCGAAAAAGGGCCCCGCGCTTCGATCCACGCGGACCCCGAGCAGATTCGCCAGGTCCTCCTCAATCTGCTCGATAACGCGATCAAATATACTCCCGTCAGGGGCCGGATCGGATTCATGTACACGGTCGGGGAGAGCGAACTTCTCTTTCAAATCGAGAATTCCGGCGATGGGATCGGCCCCGGAACCCTGCCGCATATCTTTGATCCGTTCAGGAGCGGGGAATCGGAGAAGAGCGCGGAGCAGGGGACGGGGCTCGGACTCGCTCTCGCGAAGTGGATTGTGGAAAGCCATCGGGGAACGATCGAGGCGCGAAGCATCCCCGGAGAGAAGACGACGTTCTCGATCCGGCTGCCGGTGGGGACGCCCTCGCGGGAGTGA
- a CDS encoding RecX family transcriptional regulator has product MIVTNIERRKRDRRRVDLFIDGEFAFGLNEEVLLRSGLRKGDSLTGEELDGIRASQESSLARNRALKLLSGRLRSEAELRTDLLEHEFHPATVESVIEQLRQLRMLDDRRFARAFVHDARMRRALGRILLQLELRRKGVPEQVIREVLDAAAQDEEEAVAFEAASKLLKRYRSSRKQSPTDRQRNRAAQFLGRRGFDWQTITAVMNRLFGEDAP; this is encoded by the coding sequence ATGATCGTGACGAACATCGAGCGCCGGAAACGGGACCGCCGCCGGGTGGACCTGTTTATCGACGGTGAATTCGCGTTCGGCCTGAACGAGGAGGTGTTGCTCCGGTCCGGCCTCCGGAAGGGTGATTCTCTCACCGGGGAGGAGCTGGACGGGATCCGGGCTTCGCAGGAATCAAGTCTTGCCAGAAACCGCGCGCTGAAGCTGCTCAGCGGGCGACTCCGGAGCGAAGCCGAGCTCAGGACCGACCTCCTCGAACATGAATTCCATCCCGCCACCGTCGAATCCGTCATCGAACAGTTGCGCCAGCTCCGGATGCTTGACGACAGGCGTTTCGCGCGGGCATTCGTTCACGACGCGCGCATGCGAAGGGCGCTCGGCCGCATTCTCTTGCAGCTGGAGCTCCGGCGGAAGGGCGTCCCCGAACAGGTGATACGGGAGGTACTCGACGCTGCGGCGCAGGACGAGGAGGAGGCGGTTGCCTTCGAGGCGGCTTCCAAACTTCTCAAACGGTACCGCTCTTCCCGGAAACAAAGCCCGACCGACCGGCAACGAAACCGGGCGGCACAGTTCCTCGGCCGCAGGGGATTCGACTGGCAGACCATCACGGCGGTGATGAACAGGCTGTTCGGCGAAGACGCGCCCTAG
- the recA gene encoding recombinase RecA, whose protein sequence is MVEETTNRESRLQALRIAIEQIEKQHGKGAIMKLGEGPIAKIEFISTGSISLDAATGIGGIPRGRVVEIFGPEASGKTTICLHVIAEAQRKHGIAAFIDTEHALDLGYAKKLGVDVNNLMLSQPEYGEQALEIVETLVRSGALDVVVVDSVAALTPRAEIEGEMGDPTMGVQARLMSQALRKLTAAISKSKTTVIFTNQLRQKIGIMFGNPETTTGGNALKFYASLRLDVRRIEAIKDGQNVVGNRVKVKVVKNKVAPPFREAQFDILYNEGISRLGDLIDIAVDQNVITKSGSWFAYGPERIGQGRDAVKRYLQENEKVAREIDQVMRRKLGLIEEDGQAKHVKTEAPPPKLESSLKKPAKV, encoded by the coding sequence ATCGTGGAAGAAACAACGAACAGGGAGTCCCGGCTGCAGGCGCTGCGGATCGCGATCGAACAGATCGAGAAGCAGCACGGCAAAGGCGCGATCATGAAGCTCGGCGAGGGGCCGATCGCAAAAATTGAATTCATTTCGACCGGTTCCATATCACTCGACGCCGCCACCGGCATCGGCGGGATTCCGCGGGGCCGGGTCGTGGAGATTTTCGGTCCCGAGGCGTCCGGCAAAACGACGATCTGCCTCCACGTGATCGCCGAAGCGCAGAGGAAACACGGGATCGCGGCGTTTATCGATACCGAGCACGCGCTGGACCTCGGCTACGCGAAGAAACTCGGCGTCGACGTGAACAACCTGATGCTCTCCCAGCCCGAATACGGCGAGCAGGCGCTGGAAATCGTGGAGACCCTCGTCCGCAGCGGAGCGCTCGACGTGGTCGTCGTCGATTCGGTCGCGGCGCTCACTCCCCGCGCGGAAATCGAGGGAGAGATGGGCGACCCCACGATGGGCGTCCAGGCTCGCCTGATGTCGCAGGCCCTGCGGAAGCTCACTGCGGCGATCAGCAAATCGAAAACTACCGTGATCTTTACGAACCAGCTCCGCCAGAAGATCGGCATCATGTTCGGAAATCCGGAAACCACGACCGGCGGCAATGCCCTGAAGTTTTATGCCTCGCTCCGCCTCGACGTCCGCCGCATCGAGGCGATCAAAGACGGCCAGAACGTCGTCGGCAACCGGGTGAAGGTCAAAGTGGTGAAGAACAAGGTCGCCCCCCCGTTCAGGGAGGCGCAATTCGACATCCTCTACAACGAGGGGATCTCCAGGCTCGGAGACCTCATTGACATCGCGGTCGACCAGAACGTGATCACCAAAAGCGGATCATGGTTCGCTTACGGACCCGAACGGATCGGCCAGGGGCGGGACGCGGTGAAGCGGTATCTGCAGGAAAACGAGAAGGTTGCCAGAGAGATCGACCAGGTGATGCGGAGGAAGCTCGGCTTGATCGAAGAGGACGGGCAGGCGAAGCACGTAAAAACCGAAGCGCCCCCCCCGAAGCTGGAGTCGTCGCTGAAAAAGCCCGCAAAGGTCTGA
- a CDS encoding response regulator, with the protein MVERSRGKTKTVLFIDDEAPWLSMIKSAVENAPFEVVTADSGESALRKIRKKKPDLILSDVRMPTMNGFDLFEKIRSDPRYRDVPYVFMSSIDDYDARRTAKEIGADDYVEKPIDTEQVESIVLKLLTRFKHHAP; encoded by the coding sequence ATGGTCGAACGATCCAGAGGCAAGACCAAGACCGTTCTGTTCATTGACGACGAGGCGCCGTGGCTGAGCATGATCAAGTCTGCGGTTGAGAACGCCCCGTTCGAGGTGGTGACCGCGGACAGCGGCGAGTCGGCGTTGAGGAAAATCAGGAAAAAGAAACCCGATCTCATCCTCAGCGACGTGCGAATGCCAACGATGAACGGATTCGACCTTTTTGAAAAAATCCGGAGCGATCCCCGCTACCGCGATGTCCCCTACGTGTTTATGTCCTCGATCGACGACTACGACGCCCGGCGGACCGCAAAGGAAATCGGCGCGGACGATTACGTGGAAAAACCGATCGACACCGAGCAGGTCGAGTCGATCGTCCTGAAATTATTGACACGATTCAAGCACCACGCCCCGTAA
- the thpR gene encoding RNA 2',3'-cyclic phosphodiesterase, which produces MGSIRTFIAFDTPSPVRDAMIALQEALAEADADVRWESPEKSHTTVKFLGAVDESILPGVLAATGSACREFRPFEVTYEGIGAFPDRRHPKVIWIGCRNDDGSLASLKSSLDRALASFGFPIEDRPFRPHITLGRVRGPRGLRNLTPKLEKLTFEPRKETISEILVMKSVLRPQGGEYSALTSLHLHS; this is translated from the coding sequence ATGGGATCGATCCGCACGTTCATCGCCTTCGACACGCCTTCCCCGGTCCGGGATGCGATGATCGCCCTCCAGGAGGCGCTCGCGGAGGCGGATGCCGACGTCCGATGGGAATCGCCGGAAAAATCCCACACCACTGTCAAGTTCCTGGGAGCGGTCGATGAATCCATCCTCCCGGGCGTCCTGGCGGCGACGGGCTCTGCCTGCCGCGAATTCCGTCCGTTCGAGGTCACGTACGAGGGGATCGGCGCCTTCCCCGACCGGCGCCACCCGAAGGTGATCTGGATCGGATGCCGGAACGACGACGGATCGCTCGCAAGCCTCAAGAGCTCGCTCGACAGGGCCCTGGCTTCCTTCGGGTTTCCAATCGAGGACCGTCCCTTCCGCCCGCACATCACTCTTGGCCGTGTGCGCGGGCCGCGGGGCCTGCGCAACTTGACTCCCAAGCTGGAAAAGCTTACCTTTGAACCGCGGAAGGAAACTATCTCCGAAATTCTGGTTATGAAGAGCGTGTTGAGACCTCAGGGAGGGGAGTACTCAGCCTTAACGTCACTTCACCTGCACTCATAA
- a CDS encoding competence/damage-inducible protein A gives MKSIILTIGDELLIGQVVNTNASSIARKLNGAGIEVVRMLTVADEEEEIVKAFEEAFPAFDVVVVTGGLGPTHDDVTKKAVCRFFHTDLVSDPDARKSIENFLKERNYAWSAASEEQSLVPRGAVVIPNNHGTAPGELFERENKFFIVLPGVPHEMEFMMDDFVVPHFKSKGGGTFILHRTLKTIGISETVLAARLGPTGDFLDRARLAFLPSPSGVRMRITVVDADRRAAEERIGRIESHIRVKAGSYVYGTGEEDLEEVVGKMLRERRLKIAVAESCTGGLIGHKLTDVPGASGYLDRVVVAYSNVSKTDLLGVPPGLIEQHGAVSREVAEAMASGVRTRAGADIGISTTGIAGPDGGSPEKPVGLVWIGYSDAATTSAAEFRFGTERLIVKERAAQEALDRVRRGLLGIG, from the coding sequence ATGAAGTCCATCATCCTGACAATCGGGGACGAGCTGCTCATCGGGCAGGTCGTCAACACCAACGCGTCGAGCATCGCCCGAAAGCTCAACGGCGCGGGGATAGAGGTCGTTCGGATGCTGACCGTGGCCGATGAGGAGGAGGAAATCGTGAAGGCGTTCGAGGAGGCCTTTCCCGCGTTCGATGTTGTCGTGGTGACCGGAGGGCTCGGGCCGACGCACGACGACGTTACGAAAAAAGCGGTCTGCCGCTTCTTCCATACCGATCTCGTTTCCGATCCGGATGCCAGGAAGTCGATCGAGAATTTTCTGAAGGAGCGCAACTATGCCTGGTCTGCGGCTTCCGAGGAGCAAAGCCTTGTGCCGCGCGGCGCGGTCGTCATTCCGAACAATCACGGGACAGCCCCGGGGGAGCTCTTTGAACGGGAGAACAAATTCTTCATCGTTCTGCCCGGCGTTCCCCACGAAATGGAATTCATGATGGACGATTTCGTGGTCCCCCATTTCAAATCGAAGGGGGGCGGAACGTTCATCCTCCACCGGACTCTCAAGACGATCGGGATTTCAGAAACGGTGCTGGCGGCGCGGCTGGGCCCGACCGGCGATTTCCTCGACCGCGCCCGGCTCGCGTTTCTTCCCTCCCCTTCGGGTGTTCGAATGCGGATCACGGTCGTCGACGCGGACCGCCGTGCCGCGGAAGAAAGGATCGGAAGGATAGAATCCCATATCCGCGTGAAGGCCGGCTCCTACGTCTACGGGACCGGAGAGGAGGACCTGGAAGAGGTTGTCGGAAAAATGCTCCGCGAGCGTCGATTGAAAATCGCGGTCGCCGAATCGTGCACGGGCGGCCTGATCGGCCACAAGCTGACCGACGTTCCGGGGGCGTCCGGATATCTTGACCGCGTCGTGGTTGCTTACAGCAACGTTTCAAAAACCGACCTCCTTGGCGTCCCACCCGGGTTGATCGAACAGCATGGCGCGGTCAGCCGGGAAGTGGCGGAAGCGATGGCAAGCGGTGTCCGGACACGCGCGGGCGCCGATATCGGGATTTCGACCACGGGGATCGCGGGTCCGGACGGAGGCTCCCCCGAAAAACCGGTCGGCCTCGTCTGGATCGGCTATTCCGACGCGGCCACGACGTCCGCGGCCGAGTTCCGCTTCGGCACCGAGCGGCTCATCGTCAAGGAACGCGCGGCCCAGGAAGCGCTCGACCGTGTCCGAAGAGGGTTGCTCGGTATCGGGTAG
- a CDS encoding phosphatidylglycerophosphatase A has protein sequence MPDTSVPQVPERTPPSLPVRMIATGLFSGYSPVAPGTAGSLVGLAFYLIPGFEQPVLMCSAAVAMFFIGVFASARMEEELGEDPPVVVVDEVVGMWISLLFLPKGIWIAGLSFLLFRLFDIVKPPPARRLEALQHGWGIMLDDVAAALYANVAARLALYLLPALS, from the coding sequence ATGCCCGATACTTCGGTCCCGCAGGTTCCTGAGAGGACACCGCCCTCCCTTCCCGTCCGCATGATCGCCACCGGGCTCTTCTCCGGGTATTCTCCCGTCGCGCCGGGAACCGCGGGGAGTCTCGTCGGGCTCGCTTTCTACCTGATCCCCGGGTTCGAACAACCGGTCCTGATGTGCTCCGCCGCGGTGGCGATGTTCTTCATCGGCGTCTTCGCTTCGGCCCGGATGGAGGAGGAACTCGGGGAAGATCCGCCGGTCGTCGTCGTGGACGAGGTGGTCGGCATGTGGATCTCCCTCCTCTTTCTCCCCAAGGGGATCTGGATCGCGGGCCTCTCGTTTCTCCTCTTCCGGCTCTTCGATATCGTGAAGCCCCCGCCCGCCCGCCGCCTGGAGGCGCTCCAGCACGGGTGGGGAATCATGCTCGACGACGTGGCCGCGGCCCTCTATGCGAACGTCGCGGCGAGGCTCGCGCTCTACCTTCTTCCCGCGCTCTCATGA